TGATTTCTGTTCCTTTACGGAAGTTAGGGAATTCAAATACGCCCACTGGACCATTCCAAAGAATTGTTTTTGCATTTTTGATGATTTCAGCTAATTGTTCTGCTGATTTATCACCGATATCAAAGATAGATTCATCATCTGCTACTTCGGTAACTAATTTTTCAGTCGCTGGTGCTGTTTCAGAGAATTCTGTACCCACACGTACATCAACAGGTACAGGAATATCGGTTGTTTCTGCTAATTTTTGTGCAACTGGTACTAAATCTTCTTCGTAAAGTGATTTACCTACATTGTGGCCTGCTGCCGCAATAAAGGTATTTGCGATACCACCGCCCACGATGATTTGGTCAGCGATTTGAGAAAGTGAATTTAATACTTCTAATTTAGTTGAAACTTTTGAACCACCTACAATTGCTACCATTGGGCGAGCTGGCTCTTTTAATGCTTTACCTAATGCGTCTAATTCTGCAGCTAATAATGGACCTGCACAAGCAGCGGGTGCATACTCAGCAACGCCATAAGTAGAACCTTGAGCACGGTGTGCTGTACCGAATGCGTCCATTACGAATACATCACAAAGTGCTGCATATTTTTTACCTAATTCAGGATCATTTTTCTTTTCGCCTTTGTTAAAACGTACGTTCTCTAATACAACGATTTCGTTTTCTTTCACATCAACGCCGTTTAAATAATCTTTTTCTAAACGAACAGGTACATCTAATACATCATTTAAGTAATCAACAACAGGTTGTAAAGAGAATTTTTCTTCAAATTCCCCTTCTGTTGGACGACCTAAGTGAGAAGTTACCATTACTTTTGCACCTTTTTCTAAGGCTAATTTTAATGTAGGAAGTGTTGCACGGATACGTGCGTCTGATGTTACTTTGCCGTCTTTAACTGGCACATTCAAATCCGCACGGATAAATAAACGTTTACCAGCAAGGTCTAGATCGGTCATTTTAGTTACTGACATATGATTTCCTCTTAATAATTTAAAAATAAAAACGTTGGGGATTATAGCATTTTCTTAGAAAATTTACTGAATATAGATCAAATTGTTAAAGGATTTTCTGTAAATTTGTAAATTTTTGCTTAAATTTAACCGCTTATTGTCTTACTCAACCATAATCCTAATACGGTGGCAATAATACCACAGACCAAATGTAATCCTAGCGTATTGATTGCGTGTAGCCACTTGTCTTCTAAAATTTTTGTGCTAATTTCTGCGGAAAAAGTGGAAAAAGTGGTAAAGCTACCTAAAAATCCTGTAATAAAAATAAGTTTGTGAGAATCGTGTAAATTTAATCCTAAGGCAATGCCGATTAAAAAACAGCCTAAAACATTCGCAATAAATGTACCAAAATGAAAATGGTTAAAAACAGGTTGCAACCAAATACCGATTTGCCAGCGAGATAATGCACCAAACATTGCCCCCACCGACACTAAGAACGCTTGATAAATCATAAAAAAATGCCATTCTATTTAGTGAAAGAATGGCATTTAATTTAGCATATTTTAGCTTAAAAAACGATTAACATTTACAAGCATCGTTATTCGATTTAACCGCCGCATAAGCCACCATATTGATAATACGGCGTACTGATGAAACTGGGTTTAAAATCTGTGCTGATTTGTTGATACCCATTAAAATTGGACCAACGGTAATCGCTGTTGTTGTGCCTCTTAATAAGTTGTAACTAATACGTGCCGCCTCTAAGTTTGGCATTACTAATAAATTAGCTGATCCTTTTAATGGGCTATCAGGCATAATGTCGTTACGTAACTCTTCTGATAACGCTAAGTCGCCGTGCATTTCGCCATCGATCATTAAGCTTGGTTCTGCTTGATTGACTAGCTCTAATGCTTGACGCATTTTTGGTGCACCGAGTTGGTCTGATGAACCATAGTTAGAGTGAGAAAGCAGAGCCACTTTTGGCTGGATACCAAAACGACACACTTCTTCTGCCGCCATTAACGTAATTTCCGCAATTTCTTCTGCTGTTGGATTTGGATTTACATAAGTATCGGTTAAGAATACGTTACCTGATGAAAGCACTAAACTGTTTAATGCTGCAGGGGTTTTCACGCCTTCTTTTAAGCCTAACACGTCTTTAATTGAGGTTAAGTGTTTGCTGTATGAACCAAATAATCCGCACACTAACCCGTCCGCATAACCTAAATCAACTAAGGTTGAAGCAATTACGGTGGTATTTGATTGCATTACACGCTGAGCAATCGCTTGGGTAATCCCTTTGCGTTTCATTTTGCTGTAATAATGCTTCCAACATTCTTCATAATGTGGATTATTACTATTATCGACCAACTCAAAATCTTTACCGATTTCTAAGTGTAAGCCTAATTTTTTGATTTTCTCTTCAATAATTGCAGGACGACCAAGTAATACAGGATAAGCAAGCCCCATAGTGACGATTTCTTGGGTAGCTTGTAACGCTTTATTTTCTTCCCCTTCCGCTAAAATAATACGTTTTCTATTAGCTTTTGCTTGGCTGAAAATAGGTTTCATAAAGAGATTTGTTTTATAGACAAATTGCGATAATTTCTCTTTATAAACGTCCCAATCTTGAATTGGACGAGTTGCAACGCCAGAATCCATTGCCGCTTTAGCAACAGCTGGGGCAATACGCGTAATCAAACGAGGATCAAATGGACGAGGAATAACATAATCCGCCCCAAATGTTGTCGCTTCATCACCATAAGCTGAAGCGACTACATCACTTTGTTCTGCAAGGGCTAAGTCTGCAATCGCATATACCGCCGCACGTTTCATCTCTTCATTGATGGTGGTTGCCCCCACATCTAATGCACCACGGAAAATGAATGGGAAACAAAGCACATTATTTACTTGGTTTGGATAATCTGAACGACCTGTACACACAATCGCATCAGGACGAACTGCTTTTGCCTCTGGTGGTGTAATTTCAGGATCTGGGTTTGCAAGGGCTAAAATGAGTGGGTGTGCCGCCATTTGTTTAACCATTTCAGGTTTTAATGCCCCTGCTGCTGAACAGCCTAAGAATACGTCGGCATTTGGAATTGCGTCAGATAGTGTTCGCCAGCCGTTATCTTCAATCGCATAAGATTTTTTGGTTTCATCCATACGATCATCACGATCTTTATAAATTACCCCTTTTGAATCACAAACAGTGATATTTTCACGTTTCATACCTAGTGAAACTAACAGGTTTAAACAGGCAATCGACGCTGCACCCGCACCAGATGCCACTAAACGCACTTCATCAATTTTTTTATTCACAATACGCAATGCATTGATCACCGCTGCGGCACTGATAATTGCTGTACCGTGTTGATCGTCGTGGAATACAGGAATATTCAAACGCTCACGTAATTTTTGTTCAATGTAGAAACATTCAGGTGCTTTGATATCTTCAAGGTTGATTCCCCCAAAGGTTGGCTCTAATGCAGCGACAATTTCGACAAATTTTTCAGGATCTTTCTCTGCGACTTCAATATCGAACACATCAATACCCGCAAATTTTTTGAATAGTACGCCTTTACCTTCCATTACCGGTTTACCCGCTAATGCACCGATATTCCCCAAACCGAGTACCGCAGTACCATTAGAAATTACAGCAACTAAATTTCCCTTAGCCGTATATTTATAGGCAGTTAAAGGATCTTTTTCAATTTCTAAACAAGGCTCCGCCACACCTGGTGAGTAAGCAAGGGCTAAATCTCGCTGAGTTGCAAGGGATTTAGTTGGCGTGACTTCAATTTTTCCTGGAATTGGAAATTCGTGAAAATCAAGAGCGGCTTGACGTAATTTACTATTCATATTTGTTTATCCTTAGTATCTGTTTAAATTAAAGAATTTATAATGATTGTGTAATTTTAGCACTAAAAGAGAGCCTTTTTTGTGATCAATATCTAAAATTTTATATTTTTATTTAATAAAATTATAGGCATGCAAAGGCTAAATTTTAGCCAGTTGTTGACGCATTTCATCGATTACTGCTTTGTAATCTGGTTGATCAAAAATAGCAGAGCCAGCCACAAACATATCGGCACCCGCTGCTGCAATTTCAGCGATATTATTTACTTTTACGCCACCATCCACTTCTAAACGAATATCAAAGCCACTTTCATCAATCATTTTGCGAGCTTGTTTTAATTTATCCAACGTTGCAGGAATGAATGATTGACCACCAAAACCTGGATTTACAGACATCAATAAAATCACATCAACTTTATCCATTACATAATCCAAATAGCTCAATGGTGTTGCAGGATTAAAAACCAAGCCTGCTTTACAGCCATTGTCTCTAATTAGTTGTAAAGTACGATCAATATGCACAGCAGCTTCGGGATGGAAGGTGATGTAATCTGCACCAGCTTTCGCAAATTCAGGGATCAAGCGATCAACTGGATCTGCCATTAAATGCACATCAATTGGTGCTGTAATGCCATAATCTCGTAATGCTTTACAAATTGCAGGCCCAAAGGTTAAGTTGGGTACAAAGTGGTTATCCATTACGTCAAAATGGATAACATCGGCTCCTGCATTCAGTACCTCTTTCACATCATCGCCTAAGCGAGCAAGATCAGCTGAAAGGATAGATGGGGCAATTAGAAAGGGTTTGTGGCTCATTTTTTATCTCCAAAGTAATTAAAAGGGGTTGATAGTAAAACTAATTATTTATACCAAATTTTATTTATATAAAGGGTAACTTTCCCTGAGGGAGTCTCTACACTCACTTCATCGTCCACCTGCTTACCAATCAAGGCTCTTGCAACAGGGGAATCTACTGAAATCCAGTGTTTTGCTGGATCAAACTCATCGCAACCGACAATACGATATTGATTTATATCACCTTGCTCATTTTCAAGCTCAATCCACGCTCCAAAAAAGACTTTTCCCTCTTGGGCAGGGGAATAATCTACAATTTTTAAAACGTCCAAACGTTTTGTGAGAAATCGTACTCGACGATCAATTTCTCGTAGGCGACGCTTACCGTAAATATATTCTGCATTTTCACTGCGATCCCCTAATGCAGCAGCATCGGATACCGCTTGAGTTACTTGGGGACGTTCTATTTTCCACAAAAATTTTAGCTCTTGATCTAAGGCGTGCCAGCCTTCACGAGTAATATAATGCGATTTTGCCATTTATAAATAGCCTTCCTCAAATTTAGTTTTTGGTTGCTGTTTTGAATCTTCTTGTTGTGGTTGTTCAGTTGATTCTTCAAGTTTTTCCATAAATTGTCCAAATTTGTCGATTTGTTTTTTTAATGGTTCAGTAACTTTATTGATATCAATACCATTGATTTTATCAGCAAGTTGTTCCGTTGCTTTATTGACATCAATCTGATTGATCGTATCCGCTAATTGCTCAGTGACTTGTTCCATTTTCGTTCCCATCACATCTGCTAATTTATTTGCAGCGTTAAGCGTTGCTTGTTTTGCGTCTTCTACTTTTTGGTCATACTCTTTTTCTTTATTATTCGTTTCGGATTCACTTGGTTTTTCAGGTAAAGCAGATGACGATTGAGGCAGAGAGGTCACTTCCTCGTTTTTTGCAAATTCTTGATCAGAATTAACCGATTGTTTTTCAAGTATTATTTGTGACTTTTTCTGAGTTTGTTCTGCATTTGCTTGTTCTATTTTAGGCTGTTCAGTTTTTGTGATTTTTTGTTCTTCATTGCAAGCTGTTACAGCGATAACAGTAGAAAGTAGCAATGTGAGTGAATATTTATTCATTGTAGTATCCTGTTATAACAAATTTTGTTGGGGTGATGAGTAAACACAATGCTTATTTCCATTTTCTCCTACAAAATGTGATATCATTTTATAATATTTCAGCCGTATTATATAAATTTTTTGCATTTAGTAATAATGCGATGGCTGTCAGATCGCCGAAGTTTACCACAAATTTTGCCTGTGCTTGTACTTTTGGTTTTGCGTGTAAGGCAATGCCTAGATTGGCGGTATTTAACATAGGTAAATCATTTGCACCATCACCAACAGCAACCCATTGATTTTGTGGAATGTTAAACTGTTCGGCTAAATTTTTTAAGGTATCAGCTTTGCATTGTGCATCAACAACATTGCCTAGCACTTGCCC
This DNA window, taken from Phocoenobacter uteri, encodes the following:
- the pgk gene encoding phosphoglycerate kinase, with amino-acid sequence MSVTKMTDLDLAGKRLFIRADLNVPVKDGKVTSDARIRATLPTLKLALEKGAKVMVTSHLGRPTEGEFEEKFSLQPVVDYLNDVLDVPVRLEKDYLNGVDVKENEIVVLENVRFNKGEKKNDPELGKKYAALCDVFVMDAFGTAHRAQGSTYGVAEYAPAACAGPLLAAELDALGKALKEPARPMVAIVGGSKVSTKLEVLNSLSQIADQIIVGGGIANTFIAAAGHNVGKSLYEEDLVPVAQKLAETTDIPVPVDVRVGTEFSETAPATEKLVTEVADDESIFDIGDKSAEQLAEIIKNAKTILWNGPVGVFEFPNFRKGTEIISNAIADSEGFSIAGGGDTLAAIDLFGIKDKISYISTGGGAFLEFVEGKVLPAVEILEKRAKA
- a CDS encoding fluoride efflux transporter FluC, with product MIYQAFLVSVGAMFGALSRWQIGIWLQPVFNHFHFGTFIANVLGCFLIGIALGLNLHDSHKLIFITGFLGSFTTFSTFSAEISTKILEDKWLHAINTLGLHLVCGIIATVLGLWLSKTISG
- a CDS encoding NADP-dependent malic enzyme; translation: MNSKLRQAALDFHEFPIPGKIEVTPTKSLATQRDLALAYSPGVAEPCLEIEKDPLTAYKYTAKGNLVAVISNGTAVLGLGNIGALAGKPVMEGKGVLFKKFAGIDVFDIEVAEKDPEKFVEIVAALEPTFGGINLEDIKAPECFYIEQKLRERLNIPVFHDDQHGTAIISAAAVINALRIVNKKIDEVRLVASGAGAASIACLNLLVSLGMKRENITVCDSKGVIYKDRDDRMDETKKSYAIEDNGWRTLSDAIPNADVFLGCSAAGALKPEMVKQMAAHPLILALANPDPEITPPEAKAVRPDAIVCTGRSDYPNQVNNVLCFPFIFRGALDVGATTINEEMKRAAVYAIADLALAEQSDVVASAYGDEATTFGADYVIPRPFDPRLITRIAPAVAKAAMDSGVATRPIQDWDVYKEKLSQFVYKTNLFMKPIFSQAKANRKRIILAEGEENKALQATQEIVTMGLAYPVLLGRPAIIEEKIKKLGLHLEIGKDFELVDNSNNPHYEECWKHYYSKMKRKGITQAIAQRVMQSNTTVIASTLVDLGYADGLVCGLFGSYSKHLTSIKDVLGLKEGVKTPAALNSLVLSSGNVFLTDTYVNPNPTAEEIAEITLMAAEEVCRFGIQPKVALLSHSNYGSSDQLGAPKMRQALELVNQAEPSLMIDGEMHGDLALSEELRNDIMPDSPLKGSANLLVMPNLEAARISYNLLRGTTTAITVGPILMGINKSAQILNPVSSVRRIINMVAYAAVKSNNDACKC
- the rpe gene encoding ribulose-phosphate 3-epimerase, yielding MSHKPFLIAPSILSADLARLGDDVKEVLNAGADVIHFDVMDNHFVPNLTFGPAICKALRDYGITAPIDVHLMADPVDRLIPEFAKAGADYITFHPEAAVHIDRTLQLIRDNGCKAGLVFNPATPLSYLDYVMDKVDVILLMSVNPGFGGQSFIPATLDKLKQARKMIDESGFDIRLEVDGGVKVNNIAEIAAAGADMFVAGSAIFDQPDYKAVIDEMRQQLAKI
- the greB gene encoding transcription elongation factor GreB, producing MAKSHYITREGWHALDQELKFLWKIERPQVTQAVSDAAALGDRSENAEYIYGKRRLREIDRRVRFLTKRLDVLKIVDYSPAQEGKVFFGAWIELENEQGDINQYRIVGCDEFDPAKHWISVDSPVARALIGKQVDDEVSVETPSGKVTLYINKIWYK